GATACAAACCCTTAAAAGGTAGCAAGAGATATTGTCTCCCAACTCCATACTGATGGGCAATTTTATCAGCATAAAGACCGGCGCAGTTAACAAGATATTTAAATGAAATTTCACCTGATGATGTCCTTACTCTTCTTTTGCCTATTCTTTTCAAATACTTTACACCAAGATTCACTTCAAAACCTTCTTTTCTCTTTATTCTATTTGCAATATCTATCAAAATCTCTTTAGGATTTATAGAAGAAGTAGAAGGAGAAAAGAGTGCTTTACGAAATGTCCTTGCATTTGGTTCGATTTCAGACAATTCTCTTTCATCAATAACTTTTAAAGTTACGCCATTCTTATCCCCTCTCCTTTTAAGCTCATCAATCAGTTCAATTTCTTTTTCATTTTTTGCAACTACAACCTTACCACAGCGCAAAATAGACAATCCATTGCTAAGACAATAGTTTGTAAGAAGACGATTCCCTTCTGCTGTAAATTTTGCCTTCAAGCTGTCTGCAGAATAGTAGAATCCCGCATGTATGACACCAGTGTTTCGTCCGCTTGCATGAAAGGCAAGCTCATTCTCCTTGTCTATGATTATTACTTTAAGAGAATCAAAATGTTCAGAAATTTCCTTGGCAATTGATAGACCTGTAATGCCAGCACCCACAATCAATATGTCGCATTCATTCATTTAACTTAATCCAAAAACAACGCTATAATTCTACTATGAAAGAAAATGAGCAAAAAATACTTTTTTCTTATATTTTTTATCCTGAAAAAATAAAACAAAAGATGGCTATTTGTACGGAGAGTCAATCAAATTATAAGGACATCGAAATTCATCAATAGCTTTTATAATCTTTGCAGGATTTCCTGCCACCACCTTTCCAGCAGGCACATCTTTTACGACAACAGAGCCGGCTGCAACAAAACAATGTTCTCCCAATTCCAAATCCGGCAATATAGTCGAGTTTGCACCTATAATCGCATTTTTTTTAACAATTGCCCCTTTTAAACATTCCTTTACCTTAGGACAGAGAGGATGAAGAGCGTTGGTAAAGACAACATTAGGACCTATCCAAACACCATCTTCAAGCTCTGTATATTCAGGAATAAAAGCCTGTGTATGAATCCTTACATTATTCCCGATTTTTACATTGTGCTCAACTACTGAAAGAGTGCCAATGCTCACATTATTTCCTATTTCATTCATCTCTCTTATATTGACTTTATTCCCTGTTTGAAAATTATTTCCAATTTTATTTCCCGCATAAATAACTGTATGAGAACGAATTACAGCATTATCGCCTATAATTGTTTTCAATTCCCCTTCCCTCTTTCCTCTTGGTATTGCGCCTATAACTGCATAATCTTCAACGGTACAATTCTTCCCCAGTACTACTCCTTGGTAAATAACAGCATTTTTACTGATCATTTTCTTTCCCTGTATTCATTAAAATTTCCATTTCATCCACTGCGTTTTCTTTATCGTGCCACCTTCTCTCAATGAACTTTCAGCAGTTTCAAGGACATTCACTACACGAATGCCATTAAGCCCATCTGTTAGCGGTTTTTCCCCTTTTTCTATACATTCTATGAAATGTTCTGTTTCAATCCGCAATGGCTCGCTATTGTCAATCTTGGGAATATATATATCTCCTGCCCGAGGTCTAATTATATAATCCTGAATGCCTCCATCAGTCGCCAGTGTTGTTTCAAATCCTTTATCATAAATTTTTATCCTTCCTTCATTATCAAGGTCATCGTAAATAATCATCTTTCTTTCACAAACGATTGTTGTTTTTCTAATCTTAGAAGGGTCAAGACAGCTTATATGAAGATGAGCAATGATGCCCGAAGGGAATTCCAAATACATAAAAACCACATCTTCCAATTTATTCCTTACAAAGGATTTTCCTATGGCTGAAACGGCTATAGGGAATTCTTCAATCAAATACAAAAAGATGGAAATATCATGAGGTGCGAGATTCCACATTACATTGACATCATCTCTAAATACTCCCAGATTAAGTCTTGCTGAATACATATATAGCGCTTTCCCAACATCTGTTGTGTTTAAAATCTCTTTTAGCTTTCTCACTGCCGGGTTGTACTCAAAGGTATGGCCTACCATAAGAATAAGATTCTTTTTTTCTGCAAGCTCATTGAGTTTTTCAGATTCTTCTGTTGTAAGAGAAAGAGGTTTTTCTACAAGGATATGCTTCCCTGCTTCAAGAGCCTTTTTAGCCATTTCATAATGAGTCGAGGCTGGTGTAGCAATTGCAATAGCATCTGTCTCTGCAGATGAAAGAAGGTCGTCAAAATCATTGGTCCCTCTAATCGACGGATATTTCCTTAAAACTTTTTCAACCTTACTGTTGTCCATATCACAACAGTAATCAACTTTACAACTGGGATTTTCATAAAAATTTCTGATGAGATTGGGCCCCCAATATCCGCACCCTACTACAGCAACTTTTATCATTTGCCTTTATTCTCCATTAAGATTAGTCTAATATTTCTATTATGTTATCTGAAAAAAATAGTAGAAGCAAATTGTTGCTCAATTTAAATTATTAAAATATGAAAGTCCCTTTTACTGATCTTAATGCGCAGTATCAGTCAATTAAGAATAAAATAGAAAAAGCAATTTCTGCCGTAATAGAAAATAGTTCCTTTATAATGGGTGAAGAAGTAGAACAATTCGAGAAAGAATTCGCCCATTTCTGTGAAACAAAATATGCCGTTGGAGTAGGAAGCGGCACTGATGCGCTTTATCTTGCCTTGAAATCTTGTGGAATCGAAGAAGGGAAAAAGGTAATAACAGTACCGAATACTTTCATTGCCACAACCGAAGCAATAACACTTGCAGGAGGTAAAATCCTGTTTACTGATATCGATGAGAAAAGCTTTAATATTGACCCCCAAAAACTTGAAGATGTATTGAAGAAAGAAAAGAAAAAACATTCTGCAAGCAATCCATTTCCATCAGCCCTTATTGTCGTCCATCTTTACGGCACTCCTGCCGAGATGAATTCAATTTGCAGATTAGCAGACAAATATGAACTAAAAGTCATCGAAGATGCCGCACAAGCTCATGGAGCAAAATACAAAGGGAAAACAGCAGGAAGCATTTGTGATGCAGGGGCATTTAGTTTCTTTCCAGGAAAGAATTTAGGCGCTTATGGAGACGGCGGCGCCGTTACAACGAATAATCCGCAAATTGCAGAATATATAAAAATGGCTCGAAACCATGGGAGAAAGGAAAAATATATACATCAATTTGAAGGCATAAATTCGCGTTTAGATACAATTCAGGCCGCAGTCCTTAGAGTAAAATTGTCATTTCTAAAAGATTGGAACGAAAGAAGGAGAGAAATTGCCAAAAAATATCTTGCAAATCTAAAAGACATTGAAGAGTTGACTCTTCCTGAAGTTTATAAAGATATCGATTCAGTATATCATCTCTTCGTTCTAAGACATAGAAAAAGAGATAAACTTCGTGAGTATTTGGCAAAAAAAGGAATTACCACAGGAATACATTATCCCATTCCACTTCACCTTCAACCTGCATATAAACATCTCGGATACAAAAAAGGAGATTTCCCTGTGACTGAAAAAATTGCTGAGGAAATACTAAGTTTGCCTGTATACCCGGAAATGACAGATGAAATGATAAATTATGTATCCGATACAATTCACAAATTTTTCAAATGAACTATTTGATCGATGTAATGACTCAGTTATAATTTTTCCATAACAGAAACAATTCTTTGCGACGCCTTACCGTCACCGTATGGATTATGAGCACGAGCCATTTTAAGATAATATTTTTTATTGTTGATCAGTTTGTTTGCCTCATCTTCTATCTTTCTTCTATCTGTGCCTACAAGTTTCACCGTCCCGGCTTTGAGCGCTTCAGGCCTTTCTGTTTTGTTTCGCATAACCAAAAC
This genomic interval from Candidatus Schekmanbacteria bacterium contains the following:
- a CDS encoding gfo/Idh/MocA family oxidoreductase; translation: MIKVAVVGCGYWGPNLIRNFYENPSCKVDYCCDMDNSKVEKVLRKYPSIRGTNDFDDLLSSAETDAIAIATPASTHYEMAKKALEAGKHILVEKPLSLTTEESEKLNELAEKKNLILMVGHTFEYNPAVRKLKEILNTTDVGKALYMYSARLNLGVFRDDVNVMWNLAPHDISIFLYLIEEFPIAVSAIGKSFVRNKLEDVVFMYLEFPSGIIAHLHISCLDPSKIRKTTIVCERKMIIYDDLDNEGRIKIYDKGFETTLATDGGIQDYIIRPRAGDIYIPKIDNSEPLRIETEHFIECIEKGEKPLTDGLNGIRVVNVLETAESSLREGGTIKKTQWMKWKF
- a CDS encoding DegT/DnrJ/EryC1/StrS family aminotransferase, whose product is MKVPFTDLNAQYQSIKNKIEKAISAVIENSSFIMGEEVEQFEKEFAHFCETKYAVGVGSGTDALYLALKSCGIEEGKKVITVPNTFIATTEAITLAGGKILFTDIDEKSFNIDPQKLEDVLKKEKKKHSASNPFPSALIVVHLYGTPAEMNSICRLADKYELKVIEDAAQAHGAKYKGKTAGSICDAGAFSFFPGKNLGAYGDGGAVTTNNPQIAEYIKMARNHGRKEKYIHQFEGINSRLDTIQAAVLRVKLSFLKDWNERRREIAKKYLANLKDIEELTLPEVYKDIDSVYHLFVLRHRKRDKLREYLAKKGITTGIHYPIPLHLQPAYKHLGYKKGDFPVTEKIAEEILSLPVYPEMTDEMINYVSDTIHKFFK
- a CDS encoding FAD-dependent oxidoreductase, with translation MNECDILIVGAGITGLSIAKEISEHFDSLKVIIIDKENELAFHASGRNTGVIHAGFYYSADSLKAKFTAEGNRLLTNYCLSNGLSILRCGKVVVAKNEKEIELIDELKRRGDKNGVTLKVIDERELSEIEPNARTFRKALFSPSTSSINPKEILIDIANRIKRKEGFEVNLGVKYLKRIGKRRVRTSSGEISFKYLVNCAGLYADKIAHQYGVGRQYLLLPFKGLY
- a CDS encoding N-acetyltransferase — encoded protein: MISKNAVIYQGVVLGKNCTVEDYAVIGAIPRGKREGELKTIIGDNAVIRSHTVIYAGNKIGNNFQTGNKVNIREMNEIGNNVSIGTLSVVEHNVKIGNNVRIHTQAFIPEYTELEDGVWIGPNVVFTNALHPLCPKVKECLKGAIVKKNAIIGANSTILPDLELGEHCFVAAGSVVVKDVPAGKVVAGNPAKIIKAIDEFRCPYNLIDSPYK